One genomic segment of Phycisphaerae bacterium includes these proteins:
- a CDS encoding nucleoside transporter, whose amino-acid sequence MAETNVTIYNLVSLAGLFGLMATAWAVSRNRRNVNWRLIVWATVLQLAFGLFVFQSPVGRDALWAAGQTIVRLIALGNEGVEFVFGNLAISPPDRRSLGFFLIFQGFPVIIFFSAFMALLYYLRILPAVVRAFAWVFARTMRVSGAEALYTAGQIFTGVESATAIRPYLLKMTDSELHALMTAGLSTVATNILALYVAYLTGVVEDAAGHLMAASVLGAPAALVAAKLVWPEDGRPETMGHVPPVHTAGHSSATDAVINGAMDGVRLIVGIVALLIAFLGLLAVANSLLGWLANVQLETLLGYAFRPFALMMGVPWDDADKVAELLGTRTIATEVVSYNRLAAWTRDGLIGPRAALISVYALCGFAHVASVAIYIGGTAALVPERRKDLAKVAWRALLAGTIASMMTGAVAGVCYTG is encoded by the coding sequence ATGGCGGAGACGAACGTGACGATCTACAACCTGGTAAGTCTGGCTGGGCTCTTCGGACTGATGGCGACCGCGTGGGCGGTCTCGCGCAACCGGCGCAACGTCAACTGGCGGCTGATCGTCTGGGCCACCGTCCTGCAACTGGCGTTCGGCCTGTTCGTCTTCCAGTCACCGGTCGGTCGCGACGCCCTCTGGGCCGCCGGTCAAACCATCGTCCGCCTGATCGCCCTGGGCAATGAAGGCGTCGAGTTCGTCTTCGGCAACCTGGCGATCAGCCCGCCGGATCGGCGGTCGTTGGGCTTCTTCCTGATTTTCCAGGGCTTTCCCGTCATCATCTTTTTCTCCGCCTTCATGGCCCTGCTCTACTACCTGCGGATCCTGCCCGCTGTGGTCCGCGCGTTCGCCTGGGTCTTCGCCAGGACCATGCGGGTCTCCGGGGCCGAGGCCTTGTACACCGCCGGCCAGATCTTCACCGGCGTCGAATCGGCGACCGCTATCCGACCCTACCTTCTGAAGATGACCGACTCGGAGCTCCATGCCCTGATGACCGCCGGCCTCTCTACCGTGGCCACCAACATCCTGGCCCTCTACGTGGCCTACCTGACCGGCGTGGTCGAAGACGCCGCCGGCCACCTCATGGCCGCCTCCGTCCTCGGCGCCCCTGCCGCACTCGTCGCCGCCAAACTGGTCTGGCCCGAAGACGGCCGACCCGAGACCATGGGCCACGTTCCGCCCGTCCACACCGCCGGTCACAGCAGCGCCACCGACGCCGTCATCAACGGGGCCATGGACGGCGTCCGCCTGATCGTCGGCATCGTCGCCCTGCTCATCGCGTTCCTCGGCCTGCTCGCGGTGGCCAATTCTCTGCTCGGCTGGCTGGCCAATGTGCAATTGGAGACGCTGCTCGGCTACGCGTTCCGCCCTTTCGCCCTGATGATGGGCGTTCCCTGGGACGACGCCGACAAGGTCGCCGAGCTGCTCGGCACCCGCACCATCGCCACCGAGGTCGTCAGCTACAACCGCCTGGCGGCCTGGACCCGCGACGGCCTGATCGGTCCGCGCGCCGCCCTCATCTCCGTCTACGCCCTTTGCGGCTTCGCCCACGTCGCCTCCGTCGCAATCTATATCGGGGGCACCGCCGCCCTCGTGCCCGAACGCAGAAAAGACCTGGCCAAAGTCGCCTGGCGGGCTCTCCTGGCCGGCACCATCGCCTCCATGATGACCGGCGCCGTCGCCGGCGTCTGCTACACCGGATAA